CTGGAGGACGGTTTTGAGTTTGCCGCCGCGGCTGGCGGGCATCACGCCGTGGCGGATCACCCAGAAGCGGAGGGCGGTGACGCCCCACTCGCGGACCATGACGACGACGGTTACCCACCACGGGAGCTCACCGAGGTACGACAGCGCGATGAACGCCGCGCCGGTGAGCGCCTTGTCCGCGATCGGGTCGGCGATCTTGCCGAAGTTGGTGACCAGGTTCCAGCGGCGGGCGATGTCGCCGTCGAAACGGTCGGTGACGATCGCGACCACGAAAGCGGTGGTGGCGAGCAGGCGGTTGCTCTCGATGTGACCGCCTTCGCGTACCAGCAACCAGACGAACAGCGGGACCAGGACGAGACGCAGGACCGTCA
The genomic region above belongs to Kribbella solani and contains:
- the pgsA gene encoding CDP-diacylglycerol--glycerol-3-phosphate 3-phosphatidyltransferase translates to MTNPPTNPAPRAAGGHIHAPSAWNLPNALTVLRLVLVPLFVWLLVREGGHIESNRLLATTAFVVAIVTDRFDGDIARRWNLVTNFGKIADPIADKALTGAAFIALSYLGELPWWVTVVVMVREWGVTALRFWVIRHGVMPASRGGKLKTVLQAIALGLYLLPWQHVAVLHWTAVTIMAAAVLVTIATGLDYVGRALRFRAAAKRPLP